One window of Longimicrobium sp. genomic DNA carries:
- a CDS encoding VOC family protein, producing the protein MNPAIMGDANVQQAVPFFDVTDMDASLRFYAAGLGFEVTRRWIDEGRLRWCWLQLGGAALMLQERRPGSPAGRTSAGKAGEGVSVYFICSDALAIHRELTARGIAAARKPFVGNGMWVVPIEDPDGFRIFFESPTDAPEETEL; encoded by the coding sequence ATGAATCCAGCCATCATGGGAGATGCCAACGTCCAGCAGGCGGTGCCGTTCTTCGACGTGACCGACATGGACGCGTCGCTCCGGTTCTACGCCGCCGGATTGGGCTTCGAGGTGACGCGCCGGTGGATCGACGAGGGCAGGCTCCGCTGGTGCTGGCTCCAGCTCGGCGGGGCCGCGCTGATGCTGCAGGAGCGCCGGCCCGGGAGCCCCGCTGGCCGCACGTCGGCTGGCAAGGCGGGCGAGGGCGTTTCGGTCTACTTCATCTGCAGCGACGCCCTGGCGATCCACCGCGAGCTCACCGCCCGCGGCATCGCGGCCGCGCGGAAGCCGTTCGTGGGCAACGGGATGTGGGTGGTGCCGATCGAGGACCCGGACGGCTTCCGCATCTTCTTCGAGAGCCCCACCGACGCGCCGGAAGAAACCGAGCTCTGA